TGGAGCCCACCGAGCCTTCCCCACCACCCACAGTTGCTGagccccagcctggggagcCCTCCAACCCTGAGAGCCTCATCGACCTGTGGCAGAGCGACGGGGTGACCCCCGCTGCCGCCTggcccctgcctgctgcccccgTTCCCGAGGGccccccagctgtgctgcccgACGAGGGGCCCCTGCTGAGCCTGGATGAGCTGCCCGAGCCCCCCGCCACCTTCTGTGATgcggagcaggaggaggaggcggcagccgGCGGGGGGGACCCCCAGCCACGGGGGCTCGGCTGCCAGCGTGCCCCCCAGGAGGATGCCCCAGGCCGAGAGACTCCCCCCATCACCAACGGGGAGATGGTCCCCAAGGACGGGACGCCAGGTCGTGGGGAGCAGGTGAGCATTGCTGGGGGATGTGGTGGGATGTTTCAGGGGTaacagggcggggggggggtgtcctgaCCGCCTGaaccctccccccgcccccaggccAGTGAGGGCTACTTCAGTCagtcccaggaggaggaggtgcccCCCCCCGAGGAGCCATCGGCCAAAGCCCCCCAGCCTGTCTTCTACAACAAGCCCCCAGGTGagtggggacagggtggggggggggaaacggggCGGGGGAACGGGGCAGGGGAACAGCCCACCGTGGGGCACCCTATGCCACCctgacaccaccccccccacccctcttgTCCCCCAGAGATTGACATCACGTGCTGGGACGCAGACCCCCtgcccgaggaggaggagagcttcGGGGGGGGCCTGTAAGCTCGGGCCCCGCTGCTGGTGCAGGCAGCCCGCCCCGGCCGGCGCGGGGCGTGAGGGGGCCGCAGCTGGGGGCCGGgccccccctcgccccgccgGGGCCCCGCAGGATGAGGCCTCTGGGTGGGGGCTGCCCCGCtgcgcccccgccccggggcaccTTTTACAGCCGCccatctctttctctttttttaagttgtCGGTAGGCGCTGTGTCAGCCCCCCCCCTTAGCAGTTGTCCCCCCTCGTTGCCCCAGCAACcccttcgggggggggggcacgctCGCATCCCCTGCCCGGCTGTGGGACAGGGTCCTCGTTCTCTTCGTGCCCCCCGGGAGCCTCCCCATACTTTGCacgagtttaaaaaaaaaaaaaaaaaaggaagaataataagaataataaatgaATATGGCAATAAAGTCACCCAACTGAGGCGAGGCTGCGGCCGGCggcgcccccccacccccccaaaccccggtGGGGAGCTGGCGTGGGGCTTTTGCTCTCCCCCCCTTTCCTTGCCGGgagcccccttccccccccgctTGGCCCCCGCTtggcccctctccccccccctaCGGTAACTGTTTTTGGAAAGCACAAGTTCTGTACCGGCGGTGTGCTCATGTCTGTTAATAAATAAAGCGACTCCCACAggggctgcagcctgctggggggtgccgggggggggtgggggggggtgatCCACCACGCTGGGGGGTCCCGCGATGCCAGCCTGCCGGGAGGCAAACCCGAGCCACAAACTTTTATTCTCAAActgtaacaaacaaaaaatttaagaaacagaGCAGAGTCCGGGTCCCCAGCGCCCCCGGCCATgggggggccggcgggggccAGACGGGGAACCAGCCCCTTCCGCGCCGGCGACAATGGCCCGCGCCGGGGCGGGCGTCCCCGGGGTGACGCAGGCAACCGaaaccacccccccctcccggtGCCAGAGGGGCACCCGCAGCAAGGTCCGGGGGTCCCCGGGGGCCGCCGTTAGACAGCGGTAGTCCTGCCGAAGAGGGGCATGGAGACCGGGAGGTGCCAGGGTCCTGGCTCGTAGGTGTCCCTGCTGCTGAGCTCTGAGTCCGTCCAGCTGGGAAACATGCGGGGGGAGCACTCTGCCTGCAGGTAGAGGTCcgggcaggcagggccggggctggcTGAGCGGGGCAGGTGCAACGCCGAACCGTAGCCGGCGTCCAGGAAAAGGGGTTTGTAGCTGgggggctgctcctgcttctCCAGCCGCTCGTGGCTCAGGAAGGGGGCGTTGATTTTGCGGTACAGCCCCCGCGTGTCCATCAGCACCTCGCTGTACGGCGGAGGGGGCTCCGCCATCAGCAGCGCCTCCTCATAGCACGGCGGCTTCGACAGGTCAGACTCTGCAAGGCAAAGTCCCCCCGGACCCCCGCTGCCGTCAGCACTGCGCCCCGGCTCTCGTGCCGTATGTCCCCAAAAAAGGGGGGAGGCGTGCGCTCTGGGGATGCCGAGAGCCCCTCCCTGCTCCTTACCgtgccggcagctccagggccgggggggtgggATGTGGTGGGGGTGATGATGGTGGGGCTCAAGGCGGAGGCGGTGGGGAATGGCAATGCCAGGGGGACTGCCCCCATAACCCTCGTAGTGCAGCGGCTCCAGCTCCAGCGCGCGCAAGCTCTGCTCCCGCAGCcgctcctcctgctgccgctTCACCCGCCGCCGCAGgtagctgcagaagcagcacagcagcacgATGAGCCCCCAGATGAGCCAGAAGCCCGCGAAGCAAGTGAGGAAGGTGTAGGTGCCCTGGGACATCACCATCTTGGCTGCCGGCCCCAGTGGGGAGGCCCCTGCCTCTTCCTGCCCTCAGGGTGGGGAACGGGATGCTCAGGGTGGCGGCAGGGCCAGAGTGGGACCCGATGCTGTCAGGGCCGCCGAGGGCATCTCCCCAGGCCGTGCCCAGCGGCGTCTCCTCCGGCCCGTGGGTGCCCGCCGTCAAGGGTCCATCCTCGCCATGGAgatgggggggggctggagtgGGTGGGTCAGGCCTGGGTGCGCTGGGTGGGtggcggggcagggggctggcggggcgggcggcaggGCGACGGGGCGGCCGGGGTCCCGCTGCCCATCGCTGGGAGAGGGCTGCCGGGAAGGGGGCCCTGCAACAAGACAGACACGAGCGTGAGCGTGGTGGGGACACGGCTGCCCCGTTCCCATGGTGACTCGCTCCACATGCGCAGCGGTGCCCGCAGCCGGCAGGGAGCCGTGCACAGCCCCATGCGCGCCCCCGCCGTCGCCCCCACGGCTGCAAACCCGcacccctcccagcaccctgtcACGGCACTACCAGGCACCCCAGGGCAGGAGACAGATGCTGTGGCCCCACGTCATTGACACCCTTGAGGTCACGGGGCATCTGCTGGCATcccccccctcctgcccacccaGTGCACCCCAAATTGGCTGCAGATCCTGGGCAGCTCAGAGCCTGCTGCCCTACACCACCCCGCAGTGGGGtgccctggggaggaggagggatgtgCGGAGCCAGCGGTCGGCTGCCTGGGGCACGTGGCACTCACGGGAGCACGTGCACCGCGGCCATCACTGGCCTCGCGGCCATTGGGGAGGGTCAGGGGGCACCCTGACATGGCGATGCAGGAGGGGGGGGTTGGTGGCAACGGGCACCGTCACCCCTGCCAGGTCCCTGCCTTTGGGCAGGCTGACAGCTCAGTCACATCCAGCTGAGCACCGAACAGGGACAGCgtgtgccgggggggggggcggcgggggggggcaaaCACATCAGCGAGCAGGgaccagcacccatgggtgctcgcAGGCAGGCACGTAAGCACCCGTCAAGATTATTATTATCGTGGTGTGTGAGAGAACGGGCTTGCTAGCAGGGAGGAGGGCGAGCACTGGAGCGGCGGTGGCCGAGGGCAAGGCAACCGCAGAGGTGCCGCCGCTCGGCGAAGGGGCGCGGGGTCCCCGGCCGCCCGTGGGACAGGGCCACGCTGCCGGCGAGGGGACTGCGGCGGGGCCACTGGTGCTGAAGGGGTCGGCGGGGCTGCGGGAAGGGCATCGGGGCCGGAGGGCCGAGCCCAGCcggaaggaaggagggatgggggaaggaaggggccGGGGAGCCCTGGCCACGCTccggcgggcagcggggccgctCCGTCACGCAGACAAAAGCGGGGGCAGAGGCAGCGTCGGGTCGTGGGTCTCTGGGGAGCGGGTGACCCTTCCTGGGGCGCCCTAAGCCGCCACCGCTGCCCGGCTAAGGCCGGCTCGGTGCGGGCAGAGCTCGCCGGCCCCGGCTGCAACAGGCTCCCCGCCGGCGGCCTGGGTATCCCCGGGAGGGCACCGTGCGGGAAGGGCCGCGGGTCGAGCACCGGGGTAACGGCCAGGGTGACACCGGGAACCGGAGCAGGACGGGCTGGCGGCACCTGGGGACCGGGGGCGTTTGCAGCTGGGGCgtgcggggggagcggggctggcggggccggggacgtgcaggctgggggaggcgcggggccgggctgggagACACCCACGCCAGGCGGGGAGCGGACCGGCCGCCCGGCTGGGAGCAGCCGCCGTGCCGGGCCCCACCGGTGCCCCCGGGCCGTCCCGCTGTCCCCGTCCGCGGCCTGAGCCCCGCCGCCCGCGACGCATCCCTGCCCGGTGCCTCCGCCGAGAGGGGGACACCCCGGCGGGGACCTCCCCGCTCCCGGTGCCGGGCGCAGcagcaccctcctcctcctcctcccccgggGCGCGCGCCCGCCGGGGACGGACCGGAGGCGCGCGCCCCGGTACGCGCCGCGCGCCTCCGCCCCGGCCCCCGGTTGCCGCGGCCCCgcgcgcccccgccccggccccgctgcctccgCGCCACGCAACAGGCGGAGGCGCCGCGCCCGCTCCCTCCGCGGGTCCCGTtaccggcggcggcggcgcacGTGGCTCAGGCGGCCGGCGGCGGCTCCAtagggcggcggcggcggcggggaggaggggggggggggaagggggccCGGTGCGCGgcaccgccgccgcctcccggcgCTGCCTTTGTCTCCGGTGAGCGctcccgcgccgccgccgcgcgccgccccgcccgggctcccgccccgccgctccgccCCGCCCTCGGCTCGGGGAGGGACCCGGGAGCCGGCGggccccccacaccccccgccccgggacccGCCGCCGAGCGGGGGCTACCGGCGGGGCCCTGCACCGGGCGGGGGGAATGGGCAATGCCACGGGAATCCCCCATCCCCCAGGGAACGGCCGCGGGAAGCCGGTGGCGTGAGGGCCGTGGCATCCCCGGGGGTGGCCGTGGGATACCCACGGCGTGGGGGCCGGGGATCCCCGGGTGACGGCCCTGAGATGCCCCGTGGGGCGATGCCAGGGGCTCCCCCATCCGGTGGCCATGCACTCgccctggggatggctgaaggGGGCCAGGGGGTGCCAGCCACCCCGTGCCTCGGTGCCACTGCATCCTCCTTGGGGGGTGACGGCCAGCGCAGCACGGGGaccggggcagggagggcagcccAGCCGCTAACGAGACCTTAACGGCCCCTGCCGCAGCCCGCCCGGGCACCGCAGTGGGACACGTGGCTGTGCCGAGCTGGGCTGCCAGCCTGGCCCCGAGGACAGCGAGGGTCACAAGTGGCACTGGGTGACACAGagggctgccctggggacaccctgcACTTTGGGGGGCTGCTTTTGCCCCAGAGCAGAGCCCTTGCCAGCCTGGCCCGAGCACTTGTGCCCCTGCACTAGGGCTTCCCCAGCTCTTTGCTGTCAGTAGGGACAGCACAAGCTGTTCTCTGCTCCACCTGAGGGCAGTGGTCACGGTCCCCATGGAAGACCCCCCTGGGTTCCTTGGGACTGCACCCACTCTGGGGGCTCTCTCTTCGCTGCGCCCAGCACTGTGGGActgtgccaggagcagcaggaccaCGGTTacagggcagagctgtgccaaCCACAGCACCATGGTGCCTGCAGCGTGCCAGGGCCAGAGGCCAGGTGGGTGAGTGGGCGCGGGTGCCCGACGGGGTGCCCCACACAGGCCGTGACCCCACCGCCGCTTCCTCCCCGTGGGCAGGGTGGCAGGCACTGGCTGCAGCCACACACACGGCACATTGTTCTGCCGGGGCCTGGCCGGAAGGActtcctccatcccagccagggGACGACCCCGGGAAGCCGGGCACCAGCAGCCTTCTCCTGccatggcagagcagagcatcTCCGGCAGCTTGCCAAGCCCCCCCACCTTGCTCGGAGCAGGGCGCTGGTGGCCAtgtctcccccagcccccttgGCTTCAGCCCTGACTCACCTTGCTGGAACTCGTCTCCTGCGATCGGACCTCACAGCGCGGCCGCGGCAGCCCAGCAGTGCCGGCTCGATGGTTGTGGGGGTGCCTGAGCAGCACCCACGGCAGGCAGGGGGCTGCGGCCATGCAGGGGGACCTGGGTGCTCCCTCGGGGCATGGGTAACGCAGAGGTGGGGGGCACCACGAGGCTCGTGGGCATCATCAGGCCAGGGCGAGCAGGGGGAGCCAGGCCTCCGGCCCCGCCAGCACCGGGGGCCGGGagctgccttccccttccccacggCAGCGGGGGGAGGCAGGCGGGGGAGCGCTCCCCGAGCCACATggtgggctggaggaggagctgtTGCCCAGGCAACAGCTGAGAGCATCCTTCACCCCTGAAAATCGTGTGCCGGTGCTGccaccacagccccacagctcgGGGCAGCACTCGGGACCCCCAGGGCCCACCCAAAGCTCACGCTGGGCCTGCCGTGGTGCCCGTACCTGCCAGTTCCAGTTCTGGCTGTACACCAGCACCACCTCACCCACACGCTGCTCCCCTCCAGCAAGGACAGGGATGGAGATGAGGCACCCCCAGAAGGCTGGGGCTGAGGcactgctgggcaggggggagctggggacgGGCATAGACCCTTCCACGCCCTGCTCATGGCTCAGCCACAGGCTGCCCACACCCCggccctgcctgcagagccacACTGGCCCTGTGACAGACACCACTAACACGGTGACCCCGGGACCTCGGTGCCGGGGTGCCACAGCCCAGGCCATGCTGACAGGGCAGAATGAGCATCCTGGCCAGTGGGGTGGGAGCAGCAATCCCCAGGCagtccccatccccctgccctgccttccttccttccttccacgGCTGCAGAAAATTCCTGGATTTTACCCCAAGATGCCCCCTCTGAGT
This DNA window, taken from Grus americana isolate bGruAme1 chromosome 14, bGruAme1.mat, whole genome shotgun sequence, encodes the following:
- the PRR7 gene encoding proline-rich protein 7, producing MVMSQGTYTFLTCFAGFWLIWGLIVLLCCFCSYLRRRVKRQQEERLREQSLRALELEPLHYEGYGGSPPGIAIPHRLRLEPHHHHPHHIPPPRPWSCRHESDLSKPPCYEEALLMAEPPPPYSEVLMDTRGLYRKINAPFLSHERLEKQEQPPSYKPLFLDAGYGSALHLPRSASPGPACPDLYLQAECSPRMFPSWTDSELSSRDTYEPGPWHLPVSMPLFGRTTAV